In one Sphingomonas sanguinis genomic region, the following are encoded:
- a CDS encoding transglutaminase family protein: MIYDIRHITRFDYGAQVKYARCNLRLKPIDWPGQTLESYDLIVEPVGRTRAAHAEAGLAHVTRLVVDRPVRSLTIESRARMIVDRPVPMPSPNDPTLAEVSALARSSRDLSAAGPANYIFPSPLIPLDPAIAEWCAADLSPERGALEAGFALANRIQREFAFDPAATLVDTPPAEAFRQRRGVCQDFAQIMITGLRASGIPAAYASGYIRTLPPPGQARLVGADATHAWVLIWGGPEHGWVGVDPTNGIWMAGDHIIVAVGRDYAEIAPVDGVVLGSGAQKMDVSVDVAPVEEMVAG; this comes from the coding sequence ATGATCTACGACATCCGCCACATCACCCGCTTCGATTACGGCGCGCAGGTCAAATATGCGCGCTGCAACCTGCGGCTGAAACCGATCGACTGGCCCGGCCAGACGCTGGAATCCTATGACCTGATCGTCGAGCCGGTCGGCCGCACCCGCGCCGCCCATGCCGAGGCGGGGCTGGCGCATGTCACCCGGCTGGTGGTCGATCGTCCGGTGCGCAGCCTGACCATCGAGAGCCGCGCGCGCATGATCGTCGATCGCCCGGTGCCGATGCCCTCGCCGAACGATCCGACGCTGGCCGAGGTCTCCGCGCTGGCCCGGTCGAGCCGCGACCTGTCGGCGGCGGGACCGGCCAATTACATCTTCCCCTCGCCGCTGATCCCGCTCGACCCCGCCATCGCCGAGTGGTGCGCGGCCGACCTGTCGCCGGAGCGCGGCGCGCTGGAGGCGGGCTTCGCGCTCGCCAACCGTATCCAGCGCGAATTCGCCTTCGACCCCGCTGCCACCTTGGTCGATACGCCCCCGGCCGAGGCGTTCCGCCAGCGGCGCGGCGTGTGCCAGGACTTTGCGCAGATCATGATCACGGGCTTACGCGCCTCGGGCATCCCGGCGGCCTATGCCTCGGGCTATATCCGCACCCTGCCGCCGCCCGGCCAGGCGCGGCTGGTGGGCGCGGATGCGACCCATGCCTGGGTGCTGATCTGGGGCGGGCCGGAGCATGGCTGGGTCGGGGTCGACCCCACCAACGGCATCTGGATGGCGGGCGACCATATCATCGTCGCGGTCGGCCGCGACTATGCCGAGATCGCACCGGTCGATGGCGTCGTCCTAGGTTCAGGCGCGCAGAAGATGGACGTCAGCGTGGACGTCGCGCCGGTGGAGGAGATGGTGGCGGGGTAG
- the ligD gene encoding DNA ligase D translates to MADPLERYNAKRDFTRTAEPAGTLAPGKGNSFIVQKHDATRLHWDFRLEVDGVLKSWAVTRGPSLDPDEKRLAVRTEDHPLSYATFEGTIPAGEYGGGTVMLWDRGTWSPVAGKSAKDLEDGHLHFILDGERMKGEWLLVRMKPRGKEKRENWLLRKVADAQAGGTDTLTDQALTSVSTGRTMAQIAEGKAAKPKSTNTPKARPSKAKTKAKAKAGTMPEFQPPALCTLVDQVPAGNGWVHEIKYDGYRALIAVGGGEARVFTRSGLDWSDKFPGIVAAAADLPVASALIDGEIVAFKDGRPDFSTLKDAIGTTKPMSLFAFDLLSLDGEDVTGLPLVQRKERLRGVVPKGDEVIQFAEHITGSGEALFDKLCAEGLEGVVSKRADSRYPSARSRDWLKIKCLKRQEFVIVGWLPSDKARRGLKSLLLGVNRDGELAYVGKVGTGFTQDRMAELRTLLDARTRKTARVEAPRAMVRGAKWVRPDLVAEIAFTETTPDGLLRHPSFIGLREDKPADQVVEERPAPGPSAKDSDIAITHPERVIFPDSDLTKGDLADYVATIAPLMLPWVARRPVSLVRCPQGRARACFFQKHDAGSFGPHVHSVPIREKDGGTEPYLYVEDAEGLRACIQMGSIEFHGWGSSIATLEQPDRMIFDLDPDPSVTFADVKRAAVHIHDQLAELGLTSFAMLSGGKGVHVVVPLTPDAKWPAVSDFAERFAKALAQGDPDRFVAVATKAKRKGRIFIDWLRNQRGATAVMPYSARARAGAPVAAPVAWRELDGIDTAARWTIRDAGELATRAGSAALRGWGVADQILPDL, encoded by the coding sequence ATGGCTGATCCGCTCGAACGCTATAACGCCAAGCGCGATTTCACCCGCACCGCCGAGCCTGCGGGGACGTTGGCGCCCGGCAAGGGCAACAGCTTCATCGTGCAGAAGCATGACGCGACCCGGCTCCACTGGGACTTCCGGCTGGAGGTGGATGGGGTGCTCAAAAGCTGGGCGGTGACGCGCGGCCCCAGCCTGGATCCCGACGAAAAGCGGCTGGCGGTGCGGACCGAGGATCATCCGCTCTCTTATGCGACGTTCGAGGGGACGATTCCGGCGGGCGAATATGGCGGCGGCACGGTGATGCTGTGGGATCGCGGCACCTGGTCACCGGTTGCGGGCAAGAGTGCGAAGGATCTGGAAGACGGGCATCTCCACTTCATCCTCGATGGCGAGCGGATGAAGGGCGAATGGCTGCTTGTCCGCATGAAGCCCAGGGGCAAGGAAAAGCGCGAGAACTGGCTGCTCCGCAAGGTCGCCGACGCCCAGGCCGGGGGGACCGACACGCTGACCGATCAGGCGCTGACCAGCGTGTCGACCGGGCGGACCATGGCGCAGATCGCCGAGGGGAAAGCGGCGAAGCCAAAGTCGACCAACACACCGAAGGCGCGGCCGAGCAAGGCGAAAACGAAGGCCAAGGCGAAAGCGGGCACGATGCCCGAATTTCAGCCCCCGGCGCTCTGCACTTTGGTCGATCAGGTCCCGGCCGGAAATGGCTGGGTGCATGAGATCAAATATGACGGCTACCGCGCGCTGATCGCGGTGGGCGGGGGAGAGGCGCGGGTCTTCACCCGCAGCGGGCTGGACTGGAGCGATAAGTTTCCCGGCATCGTCGCGGCGGCCGCCGATCTGCCCGTCGCCAGCGCGCTGATCGACGGAGAGATCGTCGCGTTCAAGGACGGGCGGCCGGACTTCTCGACGCTGAAGGATGCGATCGGCACGACCAAGCCGATGAGCCTGTTCGCCTTCGACCTGCTGTCGCTGGACGGCGAGGATGTAACCGGCCTGCCACTGGTCCAGCGCAAGGAACGGCTGCGCGGGGTCGTCCCCAAGGGCGACGAGGTTATCCAGTTCGCCGAGCACATCACCGGCTCGGGCGAGGCGCTCTTCGACAAGCTCTGCGCCGAGGGGCTGGAAGGCGTCGTGTCCAAACGTGCCGACAGTCGTTACCCATCGGCGCGCAGCCGCGACTGGCTGAAGATCAAATGCCTGAAGCGGCAGGAGTTCGTGATCGTCGGATGGCTCCCTTCCGACAAGGCGCGGCGGGGGTTGAAGTCGCTGCTGCTGGGCGTGAACCGCGACGGCGAGCTGGCCTATGTCGGCAAGGTCGGCACCGGTTTTACGCAAGACCGCATGGCCGAGTTGCGCACGTTGCTCGACGCCCGCACCCGCAAGACCGCCCGCGTCGAGGCGCCGCGCGCGATGGTACGCGGTGCGAAATGGGTGCGCCCCGATCTGGTCGCCGAGATCGCCTTTACCGAGACGACGCCCGACGGCCTGCTCCGCCATCCCAGCTTCATCGGCCTTCGCGAGGACAAGCCCGCTGATCAAGTGGTCGAGGAACGCCCCGCCCCCGGACCCTCCGCCAAGGACAGCGATATCGCCATCACCCATCCCGAGCGGGTGATCTTTCCCGATAGCGATCTGACCAAGGGCGACCTCGCCGATTATGTCGCCACCATCGCTCCGCTGATGCTCCCCTGGGTCGCGCGCCGACCGGTCAGCCTGGTCCGCTGTCCGCAAGGTCGGGCGCGGGCGTGTTTCTTCCAGAAGCATGACGCGGGCAGTTTCGGGCCGCATGTCCACTCGGTGCCGATCCGGGAAAAGGACGGCGGCACCGAACCCTATCTCTATGTCGAGGACGCGGAGGGCCTGCGCGCCTGTATCCAGATGGGCTCGATCGAGTTTCATGGCTGGGGATCGTCCATCGCCACGCTGGAACAGCCCGACCGGATGATCTTCGACCTCGATCCCGATCCGTCCGTGACCTTCGCCGATGTGAAGCGCGCCGCGGTGCATATCCATGACCAGCTCGCCGAATTGGGGCTGACCAGCTTTGCGATGCTGTCGGGCGGCAAGGGTGTGCATGTCGTCGTGCCGCTGACCCCGGATGCGAAGTGGCCCGCCGTGTCGGACTTCGCCGAACGCTTCGCCAAAGCCTTGGCACAAGGCGATCCCGACCGTTTCGTCGCGGTGGCGACCAAGGCCAAACGCAAGGGCCGCATCTTCATCGACTGGCTGCGCAACCAGCGCGGCGCGACCGCCGTCATGCCCTATTCGGCCCGCGCGCGGGCGGGGGCGCCGGTCGCCGCGCCGGTGGCGTGGCGCGAGCTGGACGGCATCGACACGGCGGCGCGCTGGACGATCCGCGATGCCGGAGAACTGGCGACGCGCGCGGGCAGCGCGGCCTTGCGCGGCTGGGGTGTGGCGGATCAAATCCTGCCCGATCTCTAA
- the aroC gene encoding chorismate synthase codes for MSFNSFGRLFRFTTWGESHGPALGAVVDGCPPGIALSEEDIQPWLDKRRPGTSRFTTQRREPDQVRILSGVFEGRTTGTPISLMIENIDQRSKDYSNVALAYRPGHADYAYDAKYGFRDYRGGGRSSARETAARVAAGAVARAVIPQVKIRAWVESIGGDRIDYDAFDDAQIDANPFFCPDAAAAERWEAIVDGARKSGSSVGAVVACEATGVPAGWGAPLYAKLDSELASACMSINAVKGFEIGDGFAAAALTGEQNADPMRAGNGGPRFLANHAGGIAGGIATGQPVTMRVAFKPTSSILTPVDTITRTGEETQIATKGRHDPCVGIRGVPVVEAMVALVLADQALLHRGQCG; via the coding sequence GTGAGCTTCAACAGTTTCGGCCGCCTGTTCCGCTTCACCACCTGGGGCGAGAGCCATGGCCCGGCGCTGGGCGCGGTGGTCGACGGGTGCCCGCCGGGGATCGCCTTGTCCGAAGAGGACATCCAGCCCTGGCTCGACAAGCGCCGCCCGGGCACCAGCCGCTTCACCACGCAGCGCCGCGAGCCGGATCAGGTCCGCATCCTGTCCGGCGTGTTCGAGGGGCGGACCACCGGCACCCCGATCAGCCTGATGATCGAGAATATCGACCAGCGATCGAAGGACTATTCCAACGTCGCCCTCGCCTATCGCCCCGGCCATGCCGACTATGCCTATGACGCCAAATACGGCTTTCGCGACTATCGGGGCGGCGGGCGTTCCTCGGCGCGCGAGACGGCGGCGCGGGTCGCGGCGGGCGCGGTCGCGCGCGCGGTGATCCCTCAGGTCAAGATTCGCGCCTGGGTGGAGTCGATCGGCGGCGACCGGATCGATTACGACGCGTTCGACGATGCGCAGATCGACGCCAACCCCTTTTTCTGCCCCGATGCGGCGGCCGCCGAACGCTGGGAAGCGATCGTCGACGGCGCGCGCAAGTCCGGCTCCTCGGTCGGCGCGGTCGTCGCGTGCGAGGCGACCGGCGTGCCCGCCGGTTGGGGTGCGCCGCTCTATGCCAAGCTGGACAGCGAACTCGCCTCCGCCTGTATGAGCATCAATGCGGTCAAGGGTTTCGAGATCGGCGACGGGTTCGCCGCCGCTGCGCTGACCGGTGAGCAGAATGCCGATCCGATGCGCGCCGGCAATGGTGGCCCGCGCTTTCTGGCGAACCATGCGGGCGGCATCGCGGGGGGGATCGCCACCGGCCAGCCCGTCACCATGCGCGTCGCGTTCAAGCCGACCAGCTCGATCCTGACCCCGGTCGACACCATCACCCGCACCGGCGAGGAAACGCAGATCGCCACCAAGGGCCGCCACGACCCCTGTGTCGGGATTCGCGGTGTGCCGGTGGTCGAAGCGATGGTCGCCCTGGTTTTAGCCGATCAGGCGTTGCTTCATCGCGGCCAATGTGGTTAA
- a CDS encoding YihY/virulence factor BrkB family protein encodes MSDVNGLTPEERAHHPGRARQRLDRQIAKVRPGSYAFEILKRTSLGVFNDGFIHAGNLAYLALMTLFPFFITTAALLSLFGQSNETQHAVESFLHVLPPDVSELLRKPIADVLAARTGSLLWLGGLVGLWTVGGFIETIRDIFHRAYGVKATAAFWKSRLSSTLVMIASVVVALLSFLAAGILTAAEQFIYRLVPFAQDMAGWIGLSRLIPGAVMFGALYLLFYSVTPGKYRESDCPKWPGALFTAAWWVSMTALLPWVLSKLGGYDLTYGSLAGVVVMLLFFYLIGLGLVFGAHLNAALAEPPEPALERGIDGSEPAGAVTA; translated from the coding sequence ATGAGCGATGTGAACGGCCTGACTCCAGAAGAACGCGCACACCATCCCGGCAGGGCTCGCCAGCGGCTGGACCGGCAGATCGCCAAAGTCCGGCCCGGCTCCTATGCTTTTGAAATCCTGAAGCGAACGAGCCTGGGCGTGTTCAATGACGGGTTCATCCACGCCGGGAACCTCGCCTATCTGGCGCTGATGACGCTGTTCCCGTTCTTCATCACGACTGCCGCGCTGCTGTCGCTGTTCGGGCAGAGCAACGAGACGCAACATGCGGTGGAGAGTTTCCTCCACGTCCTGCCCCCCGATGTCAGCGAGCTGTTGCGCAAGCCCATCGCCGACGTGCTGGCGGCGCGCACAGGATCGCTGCTGTGGCTGGGCGGACTGGTCGGGCTGTGGACGGTCGGCGGTTTCATCGAGACGATCCGCGACATCTTCCACCGCGCTTACGGCGTGAAGGCGACCGCCGCCTTCTGGAAATCGCGGCTGTCCTCGACGTTGGTCATGATCGCCTCGGTCGTGGTCGCGCTGCTGTCGTTCCTCGCCGCCGGTATCCTGACCGCGGCGGAGCAGTTCATCTATCGCCTGGTGCCGTTCGCGCAGGACATGGCGGGCTGGATCGGGCTGTCGCGACTGATTCCCGGCGCCGTCATGTTCGGCGCGCTCTACCTGCTCTTCTATTCGGTCACGCCCGGCAAATATCGCGAGAGCGACTGCCCCAAATGGCCGGGTGCGCTGTTCACCGCCGCCTGGTGGGTCAGCATGACCGCGCTGCTGCCCTGGGTGCTGTCCAAGCTGGGTGGCTATGACCTGACCTATGGCAGCCTGGCGGGCGTCGTCGTGATGCTGCTGTTCTTCTATCTGATCGGCCTGGGGCTGGTTTTCGGCGCGCATTTGAACGCGGCACTGGCGGAACCCCCCGAACCGGCGCTAGAGAGGGGGATTGATGGAAGTGAACCGGCAGGAGCGGTAACGGCGTGA
- a CDS encoding circularly permuted type 2 ATP-grasp protein, translating into MDPSEDSPAQAAAWIDAYRAAAPGADVLARSGDPAWPAMLEELAAVASNLAHARERVQRHAADIGTGFRIIGETDERPWPVSPVPLLIDTREWAGIEAGVIQRAALLETILADLYGPGRLVAEGLIPAALATGSPYFLRPMVGVRPPGGHHLSFVAFDLARGPDGEWRVLADHLRNPAGAGYALENRLAVSRTLGGLQNRLNVQRHAPFFAAFRAGLAAQCRRADPRIGLLTPGRFNPSYPEQAHLARYLGLLLVEGADLAAIEGQVYVRTVAGLKRIDALWRRLDPRMLDPLAFDSHSQIGVPGLIDAYVEGQVVIANAPGAGVLESPAVSAFLPALAQALAGVPLMLPNIATWWCGGPRQAAHVAEHLDTLLIAPAFGPRPLGLPDGARTGASLSVEERATLLTDMAKRPQDYVGQEMVRLSTMPVVIGDRLEPRPFTLRVFAARDGEGRWTVMPGGFGRIGDHPEATAAMIGEGLWSADVCVHGPEPVTPISLLADPDSLHVRRNPGTLPSRVADNFYWLGRYLERGEALLAAIRVMLGNSIDVDGGAALDPRTVGRLVGLITGGGAAPHPDSLHRAALTQFARTAMEDEGFHSVARINRLARGISEGSRDRLSADMVRLLEAPFPSHAGMLDRAGSLQRRYAAIAGLSAEHMVRTTAWRFHDLGRRVERAVAVARATRLFGMAGASADDLSTLLDLANSQISYRQRYPTGLARVAVVDLVALDPNNPRALAYQTARIADCLARLPVLSDDDMAEPQQAQAIAIRATIETADARTLDADTLGDVERRLGLLSEAIARRYFLQGAEPLRAGGLTLA; encoded by the coding sequence ATGGACCCCTCCGAGGATAGCCCCGCGCAGGCCGCCGCCTGGATCGACGCCTATCGCGCGGCCGCCCCCGGCGCGGACGTGCTGGCGCGGTCCGGCGACCCGGCTTGGCCCGCCATGCTGGAGGAACTGGCCGCCGTCGCCAGCAACCTGGCCCATGCGCGCGAGCGAGTGCAGCGCCATGCTGCCGATATCGGCACCGGCTTTCGCATCATCGGCGAAACCGACGAGCGGCCCTGGCCCGTCTCGCCCGTCCCCCTGCTGATCGATACGCGGGAATGGGCGGGGATCGAGGCGGGGGTGATCCAGCGGGCCGCGCTGCTGGAGACGATCCTCGCCGATCTCTACGGCCCCGGACGGCTGGTGGCGGAAGGGCTCATTCCCGCCGCACTGGCGACTGGCAGCCCCTATTTCCTGCGCCCAATGGTCGGGGTGCGCCCGCCCGGCGGCCATCATCTGAGCTTCGTCGCCTTCGACCTGGCGCGCGGGCCGGACGGCGAGTGGCGGGTGCTGGCGGATCATCTGCGCAACCCGGCGGGGGCGGGCTATGCGCTGGAGAACCGGCTGGCGGTCAGCCGGACGCTGGGCGGCCTTCAGAACCGGCTGAACGTGCAGCGGCATGCGCCGTTCTTCGCCGCCTTCCGCGCCGGACTCGCCGCGCAATGCCGCCGCGCCGATCCGCGTATCGGTCTGCTGACGCCGGGCCGCTTCAACCCGAGTTATCCCGAACAGGCGCATCTGGCGCGCTATCTCGGCCTGTTGCTGGTCGAGGGCGCGGACCTCGCCGCGATCGAGGGACAGGTCTATGTCCGCACCGTCGCGGGGCTGAAGCGGATCGATGCGCTGTGGCGGCGGCTCGATCCCCGGATGCTCGATCCGCTGGCCTTCGACAGCCATTCGCAGATCGGCGTGCCCGGCCTGATCGACGCCTATGTTGAGGGGCAGGTGGTCATCGCCAATGCCCCCGGCGCGGGCGTGCTGGAGAGCCCTGCCGTCTCCGCCTTCCTACCCGCGCTGGCACAGGCTCTGGCGGGTGTGCCGCTGATGCTGCCTAATATCGCGACCTGGTGGTGCGGTGGGCCGCGCCAGGCCGCGCATGTCGCGGAGCATCTCGACACGCTGCTGATCGCGCCCGCCTTCGGCCCCCGCCCGCTGGGCCTGCCCGATGGGGCTCGAACGGGCGCGAGCCTGTCGGTCGAGGAGCGCGCCACGCTGCTCACCGACATGGCGAAGCGCCCGCAGGATTATGTCGGGCAGGAGATGGTGCGCCTGTCGACCATGCCCGTGGTCATCGGCGACCGGCTGGAGCCGCGCCCCTTTACCTTGCGCGTTTTTGCCGCGCGCGACGGCGAGGGGCGATGGACGGTCATGCCCGGCGGCTTCGGCCGGATCGGCGACCATCCCGAGGCGACGGCGGCGATGATCGGCGAAGGGCTGTGGTCCGCCGATGTCTGTGTCCATGGGCCGGAGCCGGTGACGCCCATATCGCTGCTCGCCGACCCCGATTCGCTGCACGTCCGGCGCAATCCGGGGACGTTGCCCAGCCGGGTGGCGGACAATTTCTATTGGCTCGGCCGCTATCTGGAGCGGGGCGAGGCGCTGCTTGCCGCGATCCGGGTGATGCTGGGCAATTCCATCGACGTCGATGGCGGCGCCGCACTCGACCCGCGCACAGTCGGGCGGCTGGTCGGCCTCATCACCGGCGGCGGGGCCGCGCCGCATCCCGACAGCCTGCACCGCGCCGCGCTGACCCAGTTCGCCCGCACCGCGATGGAGGATGAGGGCTTTCATTCGGTTGCCCGCATCAACCGGCTGGCACGCGGGATCAGCGAAGGATCGCGCGACCGCCTGTCCGCCGACATGGTGCGGCTGCTGGAAGCCCCCTTCCCCAGCCATGCCGGGATGCTCGACCGGGCGGGGTCGCTGCAACGCCGCTATGCCGCGATCGCCGGACTGTCGGCCGAGCATATGGTGCGCACCACCGCCTGGCGCTTCCACGATCTCGGTCGCCGCGTCGAGCGGGCGGTGGCGGTGGCGCGCGCGACGCGGCTGTTCGGCATGGCGGGCGCATCGGCGGACGACCTGTCCACCCTGCTCGACCTCGCCAACAGCCAGATCAGCTATCGCCAGCGTTATCCGACCGGCCTGGCGCGGGTCGCGGTGGTCGATCTGGTCGCGCTCGACCCCAACAATCCGCGCGCGCTCGCCTATCAGACCGCGCGCATCGCCGACTGCCTGGCGCGCCTGCCCGTTCTGTCCGACGACGACATGGCCGAGCCGCAACAGGCCCAGGCGATCGCCATCCGCGCCACGATCGAGACGGCGGATGCGCGCACGCTCGACGCCGATACGCTGGGCGATGTCGAGCGGCGGCTGGGCCTGCTGTCCGAAGCGATCGCGCGCCGCTATTTCTTGCAAGGGGCCGAGCCTCTCCGCGCCGGAGGCCTGACGCTGGCATGA
- a CDS encoding GNAT family N-acetyltransferase yields MSSHDPVAITIRPAQGQDVAALDALLVASFPAPAEAALVRDLCVEGDMVLMLVAIDEATDGLIGAIAFSRMAVEIGGKPINSVTLAPIAVARDWRQQGVGEALVAAGLERLEKEGVVLCFALGDPAFYGRFGFAADVASGFDSPYAGDYFLAVPLQGGLIPCGVRGAATHAPAFARLGDAA; encoded by the coding sequence ATGTCCAGCCACGATCCAGTCGCCATCACCATCCGCCCGGCTCAAGGGCAGGACGTCGCCGCGCTCGACGCGCTGCTAGTCGCCAGCTTCCCCGCCCCCGCCGAAGCCGCCTTGGTCCGCGACCTGTGCGTGGAGGGCGACATGGTGCTGATGCTGGTCGCGATCGACGAGGCCACGGACGGGCTGATCGGCGCGATCGCGTTCAGCCGGATGGCCGTCGAGATCGGCGGCAAGCCCATCAATTCGGTCACGCTCGCCCCCATCGCGGTCGCGCGCGACTGGCGGCAGCAGGGCGTCGGCGAGGCTTTGGTCGCCGCCGGGCTGGAGCGGCTCGAGAAGGAGGGCGTAGTCCTCTGCTTCGCGCTGGGCGACCCCGCTTTCTACGGCCGCTTCGGTTTCGCCGCCGATGTCGCGAGCGGCTTCGACAGCCCCTATGCGGGCGACTATTTCCTCGCCGTCCCGCTCCAGGGCGGCCTGATCCCCTGCGGCGTGCGCGGGGCCGCCACACATGCGCCGGCCTTTGCCCGGCTGGGAGATGCTGCGTGA
- a CDS encoding DnaJ C-terminal domain-containing protein, with protein MADPYQTLGVSRMASEADIKKAYRKLAKELHPDRNKDNPKASEKFSQVTNAYDLLNDKDKRARFDRGEIDGDGNPTSPFGYGGGAGGFGGGARPGAGGSGGFRQQFDFGGEGADMSDIFEGMFGGTGRGGGRSGGFSGGFGGFGRGRSAEKGANTAYALRVPFVDAATLSPQRITLADGKAIELKLPAGVESGTQMRLSGKGEQGPGGAGDAIITIEVVPHAFFTRDGDDVRLDLPISLTEAVLGGQVKAPTVERPVMLTVPKGTSSGKTLRLKGKGFHKKDGGRGDQLITLMIDIPADDAALQQFVAEWTDGRNPRAAMGV; from the coding sequence GTGGCCGATCCATATCAGACGCTGGGCGTGAGCCGCATGGCCAGCGAAGCGGATATCAAGAAAGCCTATCGCAAGCTGGCGAAGGAACTGCATCCCGACCGCAACAAGGACAATCCCAAGGCGTCGGAGAAGTTCAGCCAGGTCACCAACGCCTATGACCTGCTGAACGACAAGGACAAGCGCGCCCGGTTCGACCGGGGCGAGATCGACGGCGACGGCAACCCCACCTCGCCCTTCGGCTATGGCGGCGGAGCGGGCGGCTTCGGCGGCGGCGCGCGGCCCGGTGCCGGTGGCAGCGGGGGCTTTCGCCAGCAATTCGATTTCGGCGGCGAGGGCGCTGACATGTCCGACATCTTCGAGGGGATGTTCGGCGGCACCGGACGCGGCGGCGGACGCAGCGGCGGCTTTTCAGGGGGCTTTGGTGGGTTCGGCCGGGGCCGTTCGGCCGAAAAGGGCGCGAACACCGCCTATGCGCTGCGCGTCCCCTTCGTCGATGCCGCCACGCTCAGCCCACAGCGGATCACGCTGGCCGACGGCAAGGCGATCGAGCTAAAACTGCCCGCCGGGGTCGAGAGCGGCACCCAGATGCGCCTGAGCGGCAAGGGGGAGCAGGGTCCGGGCGGCGCGGGCGACGCGATCATCACGATCGAGGTCGTACCCCACGCCTTCTTTACCCGTGACGGCGACGATGTCCGGCTCGACCTGCCGATCAGCCTGACCGAGGCGGTGCTGGGCGGCCAGGTGAAGGCGCCGACGGTCGAGCGTCCGGTCATGCTGACCGTGCCCAAGGGCACCAGCTCGGGCAAGACGCTGCGCCTGAAGGGCAAGGGCTTTCACAAGAAGGATGGCGGGCGCGGCGACCAGCTGATCACGCTGATGATCGACATCCCCGCCGATGATGCCGCGCTGCAACAGTTTGTGGCGGAATGGACCGACGGCAGGAACCCGAGGGCCGCCATGGGCGTCTGA
- the fabI gene encoding enoyl-ACP reductase FabI, whose translation MAGKRGLIMGLANDKSLAWGIAKQLSEAGAELAFSYQGAAMEKRVRPLAEQLGVARLFDCDVSEMESLDTLFADLKAEWPTIDFVVHAIGFSDKSQLRGKYYDTTLDNFLMTMNISAYSLVAVAQRARTMMPEGGSILTLTYYGAEKVIPHYNVMGVAKAALETSVKYLAVDLGPENIRINAISAGPIQTLAARGIGDFNYILKWNELNAPLRRTVTIEDVGGAGLYMLSDLSSGVTGEIHHVDAGYNVIGMKAEDAPDIALA comes from the coding sequence ATGGCAGGCAAGCGGGGGCTCATCATGGGCCTGGCCAATGACAAATCGCTGGCCTGGGGCATCGCCAAGCAGCTTTCGGAGGCGGGCGCGGAGCTCGCCTTTTCGTATCAGGGCGCGGCGATGGAAAAGCGGGTCCGCCCGCTGGCCGAACAGCTGGGCGTGGCGCGCCTGTTCGATTGCGACGTGTCCGAGATGGAGTCGCTCGACACGCTGTTCGCCGATCTGAAGGCCGAGTGGCCGACGATCGACTTCGTGGTTCATGCCATCGGCTTTTCGGACAAGTCGCAGCTGCGTGGAAAATATTACGATACCACGCTCGACAATTTCCTGATGACCATGAACATCTCGGCCTATTCGCTGGTCGCCGTCGCCCAGCGCGCGCGGACGATGATGCCCGAGGGCGGCTCGATCCTGACGCTGACCTATTATGGCGCGGAAAAGGTCATCCCGCATTACAACGTCATGGGCGTGGCCAAGGCGGCGCTGGAAACCAGCGTGAAGTATCTCGCGGTCGACCTCGGACCGGAGAATATCCGCATCAATGCCATCTCTGCGGGCCCGATCCAGACGCTGGCCGCGCGCGGCATCGGCGACTTCAACTATATCCTGAAGTGGAACGAGCTGAACGCGCCGCTGCGTCGCACTGTAACGATCGAGGATGTTGGCGGTGCTGGCCTCTATATGCTGTCGGACCTGTCATCGGGCGTGACGGGTGAGATCCACCATGTCGACGCAGGCTACAACGTCATTGGCATGAAGGCCGAAGACGCGCCGGACATCGCGCTGGCGTAA